Sequence from the Maribellus comscasis genome:
TTCAGAAAGTTAAGCCTGATATCGAAATGATAGTTGCCGATCCTAAGGGTTCTGTAATAAAAGATTTTATCGAAAAAGGAACTTTTGGCGAAGCCGGGTCGTGGCTGGTAGAGGGGATTGGAGAGGATTTTATTCCTTCCATTGCCGATTTTTCATTGGCAAAAAAAGCCTATACCATTAGCGACACTGAAAGTTTTTCAACAGCACGGACGGTGCTGCGCAAAGAAGGAATCCTTGCTGGTTCTTCATCGGGAACTCTTATTGCTGCGGCATTAAAATATTGCCGGGAGCAAAAACACCCGAAAAACGTGGTAACATTTGTTTGCGACAGCGGCAATAAATACCTTACAAAAATGTACGACGATGCCTGGATGCATGAAAAAGGATTTAAAAATTGATTACATAAATTAAAACAGTTAACATGAAATTTTCAACAAAAACAATCCATGCCGGACAAAGAGCCGACAAAGCCACCGGCGCAGTAGTGGTGCCAATTTACCAAACTTCCACTTACAAACAAGATGAACTAAATGTGCACAAGGGATTCGAATATTCCCGTACCGGAAACCCCACGCGGCAGGCATTGGAAGAATGCCTTGCAGCCCTTGAAGATGGCCGTTTTGGGCTTGCGTTTTCATCGGGCCTGGCGGCTGAACATGCGGTACTTTCAACGTTAAAGCCAGGCGACCATGTAATAGCTGCGGAAGATATGTATGGTGGCACTTACCGCTTGTTTGAACAGGTTTTTAAGCCCTTTGGACTCCGGTTTAGTTATGTGGGTGGCAGCGTCCGTGATTTTGAAAATGCAATAACAGCGGAAACCAAATTGTTCTGGATTGAATCGCCTACCAATCCACTCTTACGGATTGCTGACATTTCAGCGGTGTCGGCAATTGCACACGGTAAAAACATAAAAGTTGTAGTTGACAACACTTTCGCTTCACCTTATTTTCAACAACCTTTGGCTTTAGGTGCCGACCTTGTTGTGCACAGCACCACAAAATATATCGGGGGCCATTCCGATATTGTGGGCGGCGCGTTAATCGTCAATGATGAAGCATGGCACGACCGGTTAAAATTCCTGCAAAATGCCGTTGGCGCAATTCCCGGTGCATTCGACAGTTGGCTGGCGCTCAGGGGACTAAAAACCCTTTCGGTAAGAATGAAACAACATGAAGAAAACGCTCATAAAATTGCTGAATTTCTTGAAAACCATCCATCAGTTACACAGGTTTATTATCCAGGATTATCATCTGACCGTTTTCATCTCCTCGCCAAACAACAAATGAACGGTTTTGGAGGTATGGTTTCTTTTAAATTAAAAAACGGGGATGAAAAATCTGTTAACTACTTTTTAAAGAATTTAAAAATTATATCGCTTGCCGAAAGCCTGGGCGGGGTCGAATCTTTAATTTGTTACCCTGCCGCAATGACACACGGCTCCATCCCCGAAAAAAAGCGGAACGCTATTGGGGTTTCAAATGATTTGGTCCGGCTTTCAGCAGGAATTGAAAATGTAGAAGATTTAATTGAAGACCTGGCGCAAAGTTTAGATTATTTTGAAAAGGAACTTCGATAGTTCGGGCAATGTTTGTGTTTGTTTGTTTTATTAATGTGGACAAATAGAGACATATTTAGACACTTTAACTTCTATTAACTAGTGAATTAGGGTTTTTCATAGGTTTGTTTGACTGGTAGAGATAAAAATCAGCATTCTTAAATACCAGTCTTAATATGATCTATGGAGGAAAGAGAAAACAAAAATATTGAGGAAGCAACAGAACGGGTCAAGAAGCGATTACCATTTGAAAAAATCCGAAGTATTCCAAAATTCAAAGATTTGTCATTGGAAGACTACGAAAAACTTATGAAAAATACAGAAACGATTGCCCTCCTGATCTTGAAAACATTTATTTTTAAAAATAAATCGGAATAGATATTTTTTACTAAATTGTCTACATGAGTGATTTAAGTCAGTTTAAACAATTTGCTCCGCAAGCTCCAAAACAATTTCAGGAAGGGAATAATGCAGTAATATATACCCGTGTATCATCAGCCGATCAGGAAGATAATACAAGTTTGGCTTCACAAAAAAGATACTGTGAAAAGTATGCCCAAAAAAGAGGATTGAATATAGTTGGTTACTTTGGTGGAACATTTGAATCAGCTAAAACAGACGACCGTAAAGAATTCAATCGGATGTTGACCTTTGTAAAACGTTCAAAAAATGTCAATTACGTAATTGTTTATTCCTATGAACGTTTTTCCCGTTCAGGTATCTCCGGAGCATCAATCGCCGACGATTTACTTAAAAAATACGGTGTAATTACTCTTGCTACCTCACAAGAACTTGACCCCACAACTCCTTCCGGCTCTTTTCAGCAAAAAATATTATTCTTGTTTGGCCAGATGGATAATGAATTGCGAAGGGACAAAGTGGTCACCGGTATGCGTGAATTGTTAACGAAAGGCTATTGGGTGTGGGCTCCTCCACGTGGATATAAGGATTTGAACAAAGGGAGGGCAACTGAGCGCAAATTGGTTGTTAACGAAGAAGGTAAAATTCTCAAAAAGGCTTTTGAATGGAAAGCTTATCTCCAACTACCTAACGTTGAAATTGGCAGGCGCTTAAAACGATTGGGGGTAGAAATATCGGAAAAGAGACTGATTAACCTGTTTTTAAATCCGTTTTACTGTGGCCTTATAACTAGCAAAATGCTTCCGGGGCAGGTGATCGAGGGTAGGCACGAATCATTAATTTCAAAGGAATTGTTTTTGGCAGTTCATAATATTCGGCAAGAAAAAAGAACTCAGGGTTTTGTCCACGATAGGGATAATGAAAACCTACCCTTAAAAGTATTCACGAAATGTGATAAATGTGGCCAGACTATGACTGGCTATTTGGCGAAAAAGAAGGGAATATATTATTACAAGTGCAGGACTAAAGGTTGCAGAGTCAACCGGAGTGCCAAGGGGATGCATGAATTATTTCGGAATGTGTTAAAAACTTTTCAGATTGGGAAAGAAGAGGTTGATATTATTAAGGTGCAATTGGAAGAACAGATGTCGGTATTTTTTAAATCCCAAATGGAGAATGCCACATCATTAAAAGCCAAACTGACAGAGACAAGAAAAAAATTGAATGCCATTGAAGAACGGTTTGTTGTTGGCGAGATAGACCGAAGCCTGTATGAAAAATTCAGACCGAAATATGAAAAGGAGTGTTTCGAAATTGAGCAAGAACTTAACAAGACAAGCGGATACAGTTCGAACCTCAAAAAAGTGATAGATTTTGCAGTGAAAATATGCAGGAATCCCTTTCTATTGTGGGATTCCGGTGATTTAAACAGTAAAAAGGTATTTCAGAATTTGTTGTTTCCGGAAGGAATCTACTATAACCGTGAATTTGACCTGGTTCGAACCCCAAGAATTAATACTTTTTTTTCACCAATCCCTGAATTAGCAAGGGTTTTGAACGGACAAAAAAAAGGGGATTCTATCAAAATTGATAAAATCCCCGCTTGGGTGAACCCTACGGTACAAAATTCGAACCATTTGATTGCAGAACTAAAGCTTTTGGGAGACATCTTAGCTTTATGAGACTGTCAAATTTAAAATGCGAACAAAAGTAAAAACAATCTAGTAAATTATATTTACATTTGAACTAAAAAACAAAATTAGTCAAATGTTTAGAAATAATACCAAGGATACAAAAGAACTTATTTTAAAAATTGCGATGCAGGTATTTGCTAAATATGGATTTCAGAAAACCTCAATTAATGATATTGCCAACGCTGCATTCAGATCAAAAGGTTCAGTTCACTATTATTTCAAAAATAAGAATGAGTTATTTCTGAAAGTTGTTGAAAAAGAGTTTCAATTATTACGCACAGAATTAGAGATAGTTGCGATGTCAGAATTAAACGGTAAACTGAAATTGACTAATTACATTATTACACGAATGAAAATTCTTGTGAAATTATCTTACATCTCAGATGCGATAAAAAATGGCTATATGGATTATGAATATTTTGCAGGAAAAATCAGGAAGAAATTCGATGATGAAGAGATTTTATTAGTAAAAGGGATAATATCAAATGGTATAATAAATGGTGAGTTTGAAGAAAGGGATGAAGAGCAAACTGCCTATGTTATTGTGTCAGCACTGAAAGGACTTGAGGAACTTTTAATGGTCAATATTAAATGTAGTGAGTGTGATATAAATCTCGATTACATGATTCAGGTTTTATTAAAAGGAATTGAGAAAAGATAGATTTGTCCTAATACTGACATAAAATCAAACACATGGCAATGTAAGTTCGTAAAAGTGCTTAAAAGCTATAATGAAACTCATATCAAGGCTTTAAATATAATAATCAGGAGTTGTTTTAGAAGCTTTTCATAAAAATCAAAAAATGAATTATATCAATATATCACATATTATAAAAAATAGTAATTCGAAATTTCTGAAAAGACTACCTGATTTCTCTATTCGAATAATTGCCTGGATTGTTAGACAAGAGGAAATAAACCGGATTCTAAAAAAATATGAAGGATTTGAGGGCGTTGACTTTCTGCCTAAAATAATTGAAGAGTTGGAAATTAATGTGGAATGTGCAGGACTGGAAAATTTACCGGAAAATGGAAAATGCTTTTTTGTTGCCAATCACCCTTTCGGACTGCTTGACGGTTTAATCCTTACAAATATTGTTGGTACAAAATACGGACATTTAAAAGCTATTGGAAACGATGCTTTTATGTTTGTTCCAAACTTAAGACCAATAGTCTCAAATGTCAATGTATTTGGGAAAAATCCTAAAAAATACTTTGTTGAATTAAACAATGTCTTTGCTTCTGATGCACCAATAACACATTTCCCTTATGGGCTTGTATCTAGAATTTATAAACTAAAGATACAAGATAAATTTTGGCATAAAAGTTTTATTACAAAAGCAATTCAACATAAAAGAAACATTATTCCGGTGCGATTTTATGGACGAAATTCTTATCTGTTTTATTCCATATTTTTACTCAGGCAAGTAGTAAAAATTAAAATCAATTTGGAACTGATATTGCTTCCGCATGAACTATTTCGTAAAAGGGGAAAAACAATTAAAGTTACAATTGGTGAGATGATTCAATACAGTGATTTGGAAACATCTATGTCGCATTGGGACTGGGCACAAAAGATTCGTAATGAAGTTTATTCCCATAAAAACAATTAGTGACAAACCGTTATGAAATTAATTCATAAATTGAAAAAACATTTATGATTCAAATATCAGGAATGCATAAAACATTATAGTAATGGATATGAAAAAAAATGTTGCATTGGTTTTGGGAAGTGGCGGAGCAAGAGGCTTAGCTCACATTGGTGTAATTAACGAACTCGAAGAGCAGGGATTCATTATCACATCAGTTAGTGGCACTTCAATCGGTTCATTAATTGGTGGATTTTGTGCTATGGGGAAATTAAATGAATTGACAGAATGGCTTACTACACTTCAAAAAAAGGATGTTTACAGTTTGATGGACCCCACCTTAAGCACGAATGGTCTGTTAAAGGCTGAAAAGGTTTTTAGAAAATTGAATACAATAATTCCGGATGTTCTTATTGAAGATATGAATATTCCGTATGCGGCAGTTGCAACCGATGTAATAAACAGAGAAGAAGTTATATTTACCAAAGGTAGTTTTTATAAGGCTGCGAGAGCATCTATTGCAATCCCCACAATTATTACACCAGTCATATCAGAAAACAGTATTCTTGTTGATGGTGGATTGCTTAATCCAATCCCAGCTAATCGAGTAAAAAGAACAGAAGGCGATATTTTAGTTGTTGTTAATTTGTATGACAGCAATAACCCGGATATATTGTTGTATGAAGAAGACGTTAAGAAACATCTTGCTCCCCAAAAATCATCGATTAGTAATATAGTTATCCTAAACAATAGCATAAATAATATTATAAAGAGAATACAGGACTTTATTCCAACAGGTAATAAAAACAGCCAGGGGTACTATTCGCTGATTCAGTTTACAACTTCTGCTATGCTTGAACAGATTTCAAAATTATCTATAGAGTTGAACAAACCTGATATATTGATAAATATTCCTTTTGATGCAGCAAGAACGTTTGAATTTTACAAGGCAAAGGAGTTGATAGAAGCAGGAAGGAAGGCTGCAAGAATCTGTATAAAACAATACCAAAATATTAACGATAATTAAAATACTTTATCATTAATACTTATGGTGATTTTATCAATTCATCTTATAATGGTCTAAAGTTATTTAAGAAGTAGATCGTAACTGCTTAACAGTCTGTTTGTATGTTAATGCTCACTTGACCGTTCCCAATGATGGATCAGATTCATTTTCTAAAGCTGTACCCTTCGGTAACTGTGTCAATTTTAAATTCTGGTTTTTCAGGAAATTTGTGCAAATTATTTTCCTGTTATTTTTTTTCTGTGATTTATTCCCCAATCTCTTAAAGCTTTAATAACATCACCCAGTGTTTCAGCATAAGAGGACGTATTGTATTCTATCATCACAGGATAGCCTTCAATAATTTTTCTTTCTATCAGTTTATTTTGTTCAAGATCTTTTAATTCATTGGATAAAACTTTAGCCGTGATTTTAGGAATGCTTTTTTGTATTTCAGTAAATCGATGATTCCCTGATGAGATTGAAATCAGAATCAACAACTTCCATTTTCCGCTAATAACATCTATTGCGTCTCTAACTGGCAACATTGCAGAGGAACAATCAGTGTGAACAGATTTTTTCATAAACTTTTTTCTTATCGCTTACCTTTAGGTAACTACTATATATTAGATAGTAAATATATTTAACTTTGTCGAATAAAAAAATATTAATTCTCAAAATAAATTACAGTAAAAATTAACATAATGAAATCAAAAAAAGTAGTTTATTGGATAACAACATCCGTTATTGGCTTGATGATGGTATTTAGCGCCTTCAATTACTTTACAAGTATAGAAGCAATAGAAGGTATGGCCCGGCTTGGATTTCAGCCTTTCTTCGTTAAAGAATTAGGATTCTTTAAAATCTTAGGTGTTTTGGCGCTTGTTATACCACAAGTTCCAATTAAAATAAAAGAATGGGCTTATGCCGGTTTTGGAATTGTTTTTATATCTGCATTCTGGGCACATGTAAATGCAGGTGACCCAGTTTCTATGTCTTCAATGCCTATCATTTTCCTGGTATTGCTTATAGTATCTAACATCTATTTGAATAAAATAAAAGTTTCGAAATGAATTTAACAATCTTTGGTGGAACAGCCGAGACAGGAATACTTGTTATTAAAAAAGCCTTGGAAGCCGAATATCGAGTGACTGCTTTCGCACGCAACCCGGCAAAAATATCCTTTCAAGATAAAATCTTAAAATCATAAAAGGGGAACTTACAGATATTAATCAAATTGAAAAAGCAATGATTGGTGCTGATGTGGTTATCAGCGTTTTGGGGCCAACTGGAAAGACGAAAGGATTGAATATTTCTACAGGTATAAAAAATATCATTTCGGCAATGGAAAGAAATGATGTGAAACGTTTTATAGCAACAGCAACGCCAAGTTTTAAAGTCCCAAATGATAAATTTCAGTTTAGCTTTTCGCTTGCCATTTTTATGATAAAAACTTTAGCAAAAGATGCTTATTGTGATATAGTGGCAACCGGAGAAGCCGTTTCAAATAGTCAGTTAGATTGGACTTTAGTACGCATACCAATGCTGAGCAGAAAACCAGGAACAGGAAAACTGAATATCGGTTATACAGGAACCGATAATGTTAAAGTATTTTCGCTTTCAAGGGAAGACTTGGCTGATTTTTTAATTAAACAAATTAACGATAAAAATTATTTGAAAAAGGCACCTGTTATAAGCAATTAATTATTAATCATTTTTACTTTGAGTGAGTTTGTCACTCTTGAATCGATTTTAAAGATTGGTTTGCATTGAGAAAAATTCTATATTTGACTAATTAAACAAAATAGTCAAATGGAATGGCAAAACCAGAAATCAAATCGATAATAATAAGTGCTGCCACTCAGTATTTTTCAAAATTCGGGTTTTATAAAACAACGATGGATGAGATTGCCAAACACATCCATAAAGCAAAAGGAGTTTTATATTATCACTATAATAGCAAGGAAGAATTATTTAACGAAGTATTAAAGCAGGAGCTTAGTACCGTAAAATCTGAGTTACAGAAGGTTGTTAATTCTGATGAAGATGCTTTAACTGTTCTTAATAACTATTTTTTTAAAAGGCTTGAGTTATTGCATGAATCTGTAAATTACCATGAAACTTTGAAAGCCGATTTTTTTGAAAAATATCATTTTGTAGAGGAAGTTAGGGAAGACTTTACCACGTTTGAGAGAAATAATTTTTATCAGATGCTAAAAAAAGGTGAGGATGAAGGGGTATTGCATTTTAATAATATTGACTCAACAGTAAATATCCTGTTAATGCTGGTCAACTCCATGGAAGTACCGTTATTCCTTCAAAATAAATATTCCGAGTACATTCATACAATTAAAGAACTTGCAGAATTTCTTGTAAAAGGATTAAAATCTTAACAATTTATTAACTCGATTTGACTAAAAGTGTTTTATAGTCAAATATTATTATACATTTGCATTGACTTTAGAACATTAATAGTCAATAATTGCAACAATGTGAAGCATAATAAGAAAATTAGAATTAATAAAAAGTGAATACAATGAAACAATTAAATTGGTTTTTTGCCGTAAGCGCATTAATCCTTGCCGGTTGCAGCACCGGAAATTCAAACATTGATAAAATTGTGCGGGGGAAAGGCATTCCTGTTAAAGTAAGTGAAATCGGTAAAAGTATTAATGCTACCGATCATATGTATATTGGAACCATTGAAGAATCCTTTTCTGTTCCTCTGAGTTTTTTGGTTACCGGAACTGCAGAAAAAGTCCTTGTGGATGAAGGACAAATGGTAAAAAAAGGTCAGTTACTGGCAATTCTTAACAATGAAAGTTATCAAAATATGTATCAGGTTGCATTATCAAAGGCTAAGCAAGCAGAGGATGCGTACAACCGGCTGGAGCCTATGTATAAAAAAGGGAGCCTGCCTGAAATTAAATATGTAGAAATAAAAACCGGTCTGGATCAAGCTCATTCACTGGCATCAATTTCAGAAAAAAATCTTAATGACTGTAATCTTTATGCCCCTGCGGATGGGATCGTCGGCAGAAGGATGATAGAACCAGGAATGAGTATAATTCCCGGCAAACCGGTTTTTCAATTGGTAAAGATTGACAAAGTAAATGTAAAAATTCCTGTCCCTGAAAATGAAATTGCCGGGATACAAAAAGGACAGGAAGCATATGTAAAAGTAAGTGCTTTAGGTGACCGGAAGTTTGAAGGAGAGGTAACAGAAATTGGTGTATTGTCTAACCCACTTTCTCATACCTATAATATTAAAGTTGCACTAAATAACCCGGACAAGATATTAAAACCCGGAATGGTTTGTAAAGTAAGCATCAATAATCCTGTAATGGGGAACAGAATTGTTGTTCCACTTTCAGTTATACAGGTTGGAGGGGACAAGAGTAAATATGTATATGTAGCCAACTCAAGTAAAGATAAAGTGGTTAAAAGAAATGTTGAGCTAGGCTCTTTAGCTAGCAACGGCGTGGTTATAACAAGCGGCTTATCTGCAGGTGATCTGCTTATTACCGAAGGGTACCAGAAAATAAACGAGAGCACAACCATCCAAATCGTAAGATAATATGAAAAGGTTCGAGATAGTTGAGTCTGCCATGCGACACAGGCAGATCGTATTTTTAATTAGCGCTTTGCTGGTTATACTTGGCGTTTATGCTCTTTTTGTAATGCCCCGGCAGGAATTCCCTCAGTTTACCATCCGGCAGGGATTGGTAATAGGTGTCTATCCCGGTGCCAGTTCCGAAGATGTAGAACAGCAACTGACAACAAAAGTTGAGAAATACTTATTTGGTTATGGAGAAATTAAAAAGGAGAAAACCTATTCAATCTCGAAAGATGGGATGATGATTGTTTTTGTCACTTTAAACGATGATATCAAAAATACCGATGAATTTTGGGCAAAACTAAATCACGGACTGAATACTTTTAAAGCTCAATTGCCTACCGGAGTTTTGGCTTTGCTGTCAGATAATGATTTTGGTGACACTTCGGCTTTGTTGATTACCCTTGAATCAGACCAAAAGACTTACCGTGAACTGGAAAGTTATTTAGATGAACTGGAAAACCGGCTTCGAAGAATTAAATCAGTATCTAAACTTCGTCATTATGGTTTACAAAAGGAACAAATCAGTATATACATTGAAAAAGAAAAGCTTACCAATTACGGGATAAACACTGCAACCCTGGCAGGAAATCTTTTTACACAGGGTTTTACTACAATGAGTGGCACTGTCGATAATGATCAGTTTATTGCGCCGATCCATATTTCGCAATCGTATAACAGCGAACAGGATATTGCCGAGCAAATTATTTATTCCGATCCTACCGGAAACATCATCCGTTTAAAAGACGTGGCGCGAATCGTTCGTGAGTATCCCGATGCAGATAGTTACATTTCTAACAACGGGCACAAAAGTTTATTGATTTCAATGGAAATGCAGCCTGGGAATAACATTGTACAATATGGCAAAGAAGTTAATGAAGTATTGGAACAATTTCAATCTGAATTACAAGGTGATGTAAGCATTGAACGCATTGCCGACCAGCCAAAGGTCGTTAGTGATTCGATTAAGACATTTCTGATAGAAATGCTGTATGCCATTGTTGCCGTTATTATGGTCACCATGGTTTTACTTCCATTTCGGGTAGCAACTGTTGCTGCAACTTCAATTCCTATCACAATTTTTGCCTCGCTTGGGATTATGTATTTAACGGGCATGGAATTAAATACAGTAACCCTTGCCGCATTGATTGTAACCCTGGGGATGATCGTAGATAATTCAATAGTAATTGTAGATAGTTACATGGAAAAACTTGATCAGGGAATGTCGCGATGGCGTGCAGCCATAAGTAGTGCAAAAGGTTTTTTCAAGGCAATATTTTCGGCAACGCTGGCTATTAGTATTACCTTCTTTCCATTTCTATTTACCTCAACGGGAATGATAAAAGATTTTGTCAGACTATTCCCCTGGACTGTGACCATAACATTGGGAATTTCCCTGGCAGTTGCAATGTTGCTAATTCCATTCATCCAGTATACATTTATCAAACAAGGATTCGAACAATCAAAACGCAAGAAAAAGGAAGGCAGACGTAATTTTCTGGATATTGTTCAGCAATCCTATGAAAAGTGGCTCGTAAAGTCGTTTAAGCATCCGAAAATAACCATTGGGACAGGTGTCTTGTCTGTATTACTGGGAGTTGTACTTTTTACTCAGGTACCCGTGCAGTTAATGCCTATTGCCGAACGAAACCAGTTTGCAGTTGAAATATATCTACCTAAAGGTAATTCACTGGAACAAACTGCCTTGGTTGCAGACAGTTTGGAAATAATGATGAAAAAAGATGATCGGGTAAAATCTATTACCTCATTTATTGGTACCAGTTCACCACGTTTTCATACTACTTATGCACCTAAGCTGCCCGCTCGCAATTATGCGCAGTTTATTGTAAATACTCCTTCGAACCGGGCAACAGAAGAAATTCTTGATGAATATACAGACTTTTATGCAGAATATTTCCCCAATGCGCATGTCCGCTTTAAACAGCTCGATTACCAGGAAGCTGCCAACTCAATTGAGATACTTATTTCAGGAAATAATATTGCTAATTTAAAAACAGCCGCTGATTCACTAATTGTTAAAATGCGGACAGTGCCGGAATTAACCTGGGTGCATACCAATTTTGAAGAAATGTTGGCAGGCACACATGTCGATATTAACGATATAGAGGCTAATCGGTTAGGGATTAACAAAACAATTGTAGCCACAAACCTGGCTATGCGTTTTGATGGAGTACCATTAACAACTTTATGGGAAAACGATTATCCGGTTACGGTAAAACTAAAAGCGGAACGCGATCATGAAGTTTCGTACAGCGATATTGAGAACGAATACATTCATTCTCTGATCCCCGGAGTTTCTGTTCCGTTACGTCAAATCGCTGACGTTAAGCCCGACTGGACACAAGGTCAGATAATTCGTCGAAACGGAGTACCAACCATAAGCATTGTAAGCGATGTGAAACGCGGCGTGAATTTGAACCAGATATTCCGATCTGTGAAAAAAATAGCCGATAGTCAACCCTTGCCCGAGGGAACCAGTTTGAGTTATGGTGGCGCGTATGAAACCGATTCGGAGATGCTGCCGCAGGTTACCGGTGGCTTGTTCATGAGTGTCTTTATTATTTTCCTGATCCTGGTGTTTCACTTTCGAAAAATCAACCTGGCCTTACTGGTTATGGGGTCGTCAACTTTAAGTATTATCGGAGCCGTGCTAGGTGTGTTGATCATGGGGCTCAACTTTGGAGTGACCTCCATATTAGGGATTGTCAGCCTGATCGGTATTCTTGTTCGAAACGGCATTATTATGCTCGATTATGCTGAAGAACTTCGACAACATGGAAAGAAAACCGCACTTGAAGCAGCATTTGAAGCAGGTAAACGGCGTATGCGCCCTATCTTCCTTACATCGATGGCTGCATCAATGGGGGTAATTCCTATGATTATCAGTAAAAGTGCCCTTTGGGCGCCTATGGGTGTCGTAATCTGCTTCGGAACAATTACATCTATGATATTTTTAGGTCTCATTCTTCCGGTGGCCTATT
This genomic interval carries:
- a CDS encoding efflux RND transporter periplasmic adaptor subunit, encoding MKQLNWFFAVSALILAGCSTGNSNIDKIVRGKGIPVKVSEIGKSINATDHMYIGTIEESFSVPLSFLVTGTAEKVLVDEGQMVKKGQLLAILNNESYQNMYQVALSKAKQAEDAYNRLEPMYKKGSLPEIKYVEIKTGLDQAHSLASISEKNLNDCNLYAPADGIVGRRMIEPGMSIIPGKPVFQLVKIDKVNVKIPVPENEIAGIQKGQEAYVKVSALGDRKFEGEVTEIGVLSNPLSHTYNIKVALNNPDKILKPGMVCKVSINNPVMGNRIVVPLSVIQVGGDKSKYVYVANSSKDKVVKRNVELGSLASNGVVITSGLSAGDLLITEGYQKINESTTIQIVR
- a CDS encoding efflux RND transporter permease subunit; the protein is MKRFEIVESAMRHRQIVFLISALLVILGVYALFVMPRQEFPQFTIRQGLVIGVYPGASSEDVEQQLTTKVEKYLFGYGEIKKEKTYSISKDGMMIVFVTLNDDIKNTDEFWAKLNHGLNTFKAQLPTGVLALLSDNDFGDTSALLITLESDQKTYRELESYLDELENRLRRIKSVSKLRHYGLQKEQISIYIEKEKLTNYGINTATLAGNLFTQGFTTMSGTVDNDQFIAPIHISQSYNSEQDIAEQIIYSDPTGNIIRLKDVARIVREYPDADSYISNNGHKSLLISMEMQPGNNIVQYGKEVNEVLEQFQSELQGDVSIERIADQPKVVSDSIKTFLIEMLYAIVAVIMVTMVLLPFRVATVAATSIPITIFASLGIMYLTGMELNTVTLAALIVTLGMIVDNSIVIVDSYMEKLDQGMSRWRAAISSAKGFFKAIFSATLAISITFFPFLFTSTGMIKDFVRLFPWTVTITLGISLAVAMLLIPFIQYTFIKQGFEQSKRKKKEGRRNFLDIVQQSYEKWLVKSFKHPKITIGTGVLSVLLGVVLFTQVPVQLMPIAERNQFAVEIYLPKGNSLEQTALVADSLEIMMKKDDRVKSITSFIGTSSPRFHTTYAPKLPARNYAQFIVNTPSNRATEEILDEYTDFYAEYFPNAHVRFKQLDYQEAANSIEILISGNNIANLKTAADSLIVKMRTVPELTWVHTNFEEMLAGTHVDINDIEANRLGINKTIVATNLAMRFDGVPLTTLWENDYPVTVKLKAERDHEVSYSDIENEYIHSLIPGVSVPLRQIADVKPDWTQGQIIRRNGVPTISIVSDVKRGVNLNQIFRSVKKIADSQPLPEGTSLSYGGAYETDSEMLPQVTGGLFMSVFIIFLILVFHFRKINLALLVMGSSTLSIIGAVLGVLIMGLNFGVTSILGIVSLIGILVRNGIIMLDYAEELRQHGKKTALEAAFEAGKRRMRPIFLTSMAASMGVIPMIISKSALWAPMGVVICFGTITSMIFLGLILPVAYWLIFRKVDKNKKKITIAELLSNSKIKPALLTLVLLFGLTPVLSAQNQNNYTLEQCKTLALQNNAQIKNKVLDVESSQQVKKAAYTKYFPQVDATAFAYKFTDPLINMEMQGGNLPVYDGNPANLPLATQFAYFPSVSIPLIEEGVIGMATATQPVYAGQRISTGNKLADLGIEVNQLQLKSTEKEIALETEKRYWQIVSLGEKMKTLENYTSLLDTLHKEVTDALNAGLITRNDLLKVELKQNELQMNRLKLENGTILAKMAFCQYIGVVYDKNISFADSTGLTESPELIYTDHQEALVNREEYQLLQKSTSAEKYLTKMQKGEYMPQVAVGVGAMYLDIMDDKGAVNGLAFGTVKIPISGWWEAKYKMKERQFKEEQNRNMVTDNTEKLLLQMQQGRNSLEEAYQQVQLAEISIGQASENLRVTQDSYSAGMVNISDLLDAQAQLQQSTDLYVDALTQLKLAKVNYLQITGR